The region atttacaaagacccaaaaattacagtaatttccccaagagAAAGTATTTAGTGCGaaagtggcgaggaaaaacatccttttaaGGAGAAACCTTGGGTGGTGAAGataacttccttttagggacgaacctcggacagacccaggctcttggtaggcggtgtctgacggtccCACTGGGTCCCattcaaagaagaagaaatgtgtcTAATTTCATCTAATTCCCACAAGTGCAATAATCAAAATCCGAATCAGAAATACTATATTGATtcccgaagggaaattctgcaAGTAATTATTAAACCTTGGTATGCAACCTAGTAACTTTTGTGAGCATCATTAAGCAAGAAGCCTACAGAAATTCCTCCTTATCGTAATTATTCACTTCCAGAGACATTAtgtcatgagacatttctaaaaaaaaaaactgttttttgtttttttaaaagaaagcacATCACATCAgcctgacatttatttcatttgtaaagaagtagcCCTACATAGAATATAATTTCTGCATTGTCTTTTTTcggtctgttttgctggaaactgATACAATGTAGTTGTCGTCAGCGGTACCTTTAACAGAAATTGTTTTGGTGAATtattggtaaaaaataaattaaaaaaattcacaatAGGCTACATACGATTGTCGATTTCTTGTGGTAATAagtaaaattatcttttaaggTTTACTTATTTGTAAAATTAGGGTTTCTCCTGTTCATTAATTGACAGAGTTTTGCTCAGgttgtcctttttatttgaattttggTGAATGTTGCCTTACTACAACTGTTTGTTCATCCTCAGATAGTGGCTGTCATAGCGACAGGGACCTGTGGCTTGCtgaataatttttaaaaaagcacaacatcCCGGAAGCATGGTTAGTTAGCAAAAGATACAGACATTCTTCTGTCAGCATATATAGCATGCTGTTTTGCTCTGAATTGAAACACAATTCCTACTTGAATAAGTGAACCCCATCCTTCTTACTACCTATGGGACGCTCTTCATGAAGTCCAAATAGAATGTGCTAATTGAAAGCCTATGGGCATGAATTCAAGGAGGTGCAGGAACTCATCACTGCAgataaaaagatgttttttttgtgaaagtaACCAAATATCTTTTTTCACCCTCCAAATCACATTTACCATATATCTGTTCATGGTATTCCATCTATTTTTCCTTTAGCCCAGAGATCTGCAAGGGGTCCttagagttactgcagggggggcACCAAATTAgtgttaagttaaaaaaaaattttttttttcaaaaagtgaaacgttttagaaaatataaataagtctatgtctgtatgctaaaacattgatgataggcttactagTTTGTGCTACTGACTTTGCATGACATTCAACATCTACATGGACTGTCTACTCCGGTTAACTGTGTTATTACCGACCTGTGTCACTAACCAGACCTCAATTGGCACTGACTACATTTCAGCGTTTACATAGACTACCTATTCATGTACACAgtcggtcaaaagtttggggtcacttagaaatttccattgcacacaattagacagaataccagctgagatcagttgcattgttgcattgcagttttcagattacataatgtgtttacataattgcaaaagggttagtttttaaaattgatatcagattagtaaacagcatgtgcctttggaacattggatgaatggtggTTGATAATGTAGATTATCAttattaaagatcagccaccaactcagatcagctggtgttctgtctttaatggagtgtaatggaaatttgtaagtgaacccatacttttgaccggtagtgtttATTGCCTTAAAACTGACTCAACACCACTAACTAAATCCTAATTCACACTAACtgttcatgttctgttttgttaagCTCTACACACTACATCTCATCAATGTTTTAGACTGTCTACTCAAGTTAAATTAGTAACATAGACAAAGTATCACTTTCGATCATGCGAAAAAGTGATACATCTTGCTTACACCTCACCTTGCTCCAGTTTTGTAATGCCAACTTAATCTCCATTTAAAGTAGCCTTTTGTATTCTGTATTCCTCTTTTGTATTGAATGTGTCCTGTACGCCATGGCTTTTCTTTGCCAGGTTGCCGTTGCAAACTAGAACCTGATCTCAACTGCCTCAATCTACCCggttaaataaagtttaaataaaataaattaaaaaaaacaggtaagGTAGTCACCCACAGATACAGTTGTTCCTAAAGAACTAACGTTACTGTGccacatttaacaataaaatatgatttataaaatcacaccaatttttatttgaatagctTTGTATTCTTTGAAGTAAAAGGTTATATATAGATTATTTAGGCCATGAACATGTTATTGGTACATTTTGAACATTATGTAGTAGGCCTACCCTGATCCGTCTTTCTCTGTCAGTTCAGGGGTCCTTGACTTAAAGAAACGTTAAAGACCCTGCTTTAGCCTATCTCGTAATGTTGTctgtaattcattcattttgaagtatttttatAGGGTATGGATCCTTGTGGCAGAGGCAGATAAACTCAAGAAAAAatccagctgtttttttttgttctcatgTGATAGGCCTattgcatttacatttcagaTTTCACAATTGTTGAAATTACCTAAGGCATTGTTCCAACAGATCTGTAAAGTTAGACATTGAACAATACGTGTATAAAAGATATGTAGCCtacttttggacattttggcaCTTGATTATTGGATCATTGCAAGCTGCTACAACCACGCATAATACTTATGGACTGTTGCTCAGCAACTGTAGGGACGCTTTTTTACCCTTCCGGAAGTACGTGGCTCTGAGCAAATATGGCGCACAGACCAGTGCGTATACCAGTGGTATTTGTTGCTTCAACCCATTCgtttattgcattttgtttgtcagttttcGTCGTTTTTGCAGCAATGCAAACAGTACACGCCGACAATGTGTTCAGTGCAAGCCACACGGCTACTATACCCATCGCTGCCGCTAGGGATTTACGGTGAGATTTCTGACATGTTAATTTACTGTTAGCTAAATTTAGCTACTCTATGCTAACATATCGtgacagttttatttttgtaactgtAATTCTCATGTTTATTTGTACGTTAACTACATTTTCAGGTTACACTATTGTCCTTTTAAGGCTGTATTTCTATCCTGTTAGCCAGAGTTAATCGTGTTGATAAACCCTTCAGTCTAAAAGGTAGCTACGGTAATGGTGAAACCTGACTCAGTTCAGAAAGCAGCCACTTTAATGTCTATATGCATATTAAAACCATACACAAATTGTAGACCAATCCCTTGTACAATTTTCGAAACATTATGGATTTGTAGTAGACTTCGGTGTATAAATGGTTAATTATGCAGCACCtgaatcttttatttttcaccttttaGTTTTCGAGTCGAGACGTATTGGTGCTACTCTGGTCAGCACATTAACTTAACGTAATGAGGGCGGATTAATTTGACAAGACTGAATATAATAGTTCTAAAGAGATAATGGACCAGCAAATTCGTGTTCAggtttacaaaataatttaggGGATGTTATGCACATGTGTCACGAAATCTGACCAATCATCGGATTTTGGGGTTTGTTGATGTTAGCTCAGTAGAAATTAGACTACAGGTAGTTTTACCTGTGCATGGGCTTTTGTTTGCAGCATGATCGCTCTGTGCATAATAAGCTTGCAGTACTCTCTCCACAACAACTGGGTAGGATGGTGCTCTCAATGTCATAAGTGTGTGTTGCtaacaagttacattttcatctaGTATTTGCACTATGCAGTTTTTCCATTCTTAGTTTACAATAGATGAtacttaacattttaaaatttgatcaAGGTTGCTTTACTGCTGAATGTGGTAGGTTTGATGTAGACAGTCAGGCTTTACCCTTGTGATCTTGTTGCCTCATGTCCTTTCTTGTAATCTCAGGTACCTTCTGTATGACGTGAACCCCCCGGAGGGTTTCAATCTGCGGAGAGATGTCTATATCCGCATGGCCTCACTGGTGAAGACTTTGAGAAAGGAAGGGGATGACTGGGTATTGGTTCTGCCCCCATGGGGTCGCCTCTACCACTGGCAGAGCTCCAACATCCACCAGATTCGCATCCCGTGGGGAGAGTTCTTCAGCCTCAATAGCCTGCAGGCCAATGTTCCTGTCATTGAGTATGAGGAATTCATTGCTGGTGAGCTTTTCATTTTGGTGATCCAGACTAGTTACTAGGGCTGAACAACTTATTGTAATTTTATCAAGATCGCAATATGGAGtactgcaatatccaaatcgcataTGGCAGGTGGGGCCCCATTTTTGgttaaagacaaaatatgtGTCATGTCATTCTGagtgaagtattgtggtgctgcagagatgtcccggcctacaaattgtatcctacaaaataaatataaaaatctttgttttgtacagatcctcgcaaaaatcacactacaaatcatttacatgttttagattttaatatttttcaataaaaatgtgagtaatgataaaaaatgatcattccctctgATATCATaaatcatatcgcaatatcagtcaaaataatcgcaattggATAATTTCGTCATATCGTCCAGCCCTACTGGTTACgtatttaaaaagattttcatttgttgtctGGCATAAGAACCTTTTGACACCTTATTATCTGTATAATAGAATTTgagaaaatacatatttgtgttttattctatACTACATCAATGGTTCTATTTCACAATGCATATTCACCACTTTTTATCAGTTGTTAAAAGAGATTGCTCAGTTTTGTTTCTACCATGGTTCTAGAGAATGGAGGCCCATTCATTGACCAGGTTCTGGTACTGCAAAACTACGCTGAGGGATGGACTGATGGGAAATGGGAGGAAAAAGTTGATGAGCGGCCCTGTGTTGACAAGTTGATGTACTCCAAAGATAAGCAAGGTCACTACAGGTAAAGCAACACAAGTAAAccaagtataaaaatataaccCTATCTCTTACCCTTTCTACTCATACACAACTAATTTGAGTAGTTATATAATGTGTTTACAGGGTGTGGAGTTCTTGTGGTGgctgtgtgtatacattttttgaGTTTGACACAAGAGACAGGGTTTTTATCCTGTTTTGACAGGTGTAGTATTAACCCGCGGCAATTATCTTTCCTAAGATCTAGTTGTGATgatgttttctgaatttttcTGTCTTCGCCTCCTTTggaagcagatgtttttgttttgtttattgttctTCCATGAAAGAGATTTATTAAGCTTAAGTGCCAAAGATAATGAATTGTAATCATAGTAGAATACCTCAGTAGAGCCAAGTTGGACAATGATAGATCCCATTCACAGTATTTCTGTATTAGTGATATCCATCCCTACCTTCCGGCTAGcacatttctctcttctctATCCTTTGTCAATTTAtcgtgtatgtgtgtctttccAAGGGGCTGGTTTTGGGGCTATGAGGAGACGAGAGCTCGAAATGTGACGTGTATATCGGCCCAAGGCCATGCCTCCATCATGGCCCCAGTTCTTCAGAAAAACATAACAGTGACGTGAGTACAGAGCAACATGCTGATATAAAATGCACCGACTATACACAAACTGTACAAACACAATGTGTTGACATTTGTCAAGCACCAATGTCTGGTAAAatggtaaataaatgtatacgatcatttttttaatgttgtggttatttttattttatctatgtTTTCTGCTGAGTTATAGCAACAAAACGATCAGCTCATTTTACAGTACATGACTTAACATGTAACATTGAGCTATTAACCATTACTAGTCACGGTGCACATTAGATAACAGGTGGACCTAATTCACTAGATAATAGGTTACAAACTACCAAGACAACACTGTCTAatccaggggtcttcaacattgttttaggccaaggacccctaacctgaaagagagatgggtgtagggaccccctactatatactgtatattttttttaagtgagttAGATGATTAACTGGGCCTACGATAACATGTAGGGCGGCGTAAAGCCTATACACACATACCCCATTATGGTGCCCTAAAATGCTAAggtattaaaacaataattatttaaacattCATATGCAGTATcttcatgttttaatttcaaacaCAGTATATGCATAATTTTAACTGATGGCTACCATAGTGGCTCCTTTACAGGCCACTAACCATATCATCAATGTTGTTGAAGTTCTTTTTGAGGAATAGGCTGATTCATCTTTGCTAATattatgttggattcatgttaataGTTTTAGACATATTTAAAATTTGGGgggaaacactttaaaaaaagtattaaacaataattttacGGCCTCCCTTCAATGACTCTGAGGAACCACTAGAGGTTGTGGTCGAGACACAAAATTAAGTGTGTTCAAACTTCATGTTAAACAGCCAAAGTATTAAGCGTAAATCCTCTATAAGACAGTGGAGTCAAATCTGACTTTATTGCTATTTAAGTGTGATTATGCTTACAGTTTAAACTTCGGTTAGATCTTGCTGACACTGACATGGATAAAGTTGTTTCTACCATTTTGCAGATCAGTTATGCTCGACCGAGCAGAGACACTCCTTCATGACCACTACGCAGGGAAGGATTACTGGGATGTAAGTCGCGTAATGGGCTACTATCCTACTTTTTTTTGGGGGAATGTTGGTGTTGGCTATTAGATGGTATGTTagttattatatattgtttCCGATAACCCGATGATGAAGTATCTGCACTTGTCTATGTTTAATGTAGACCCGCCGCAGTATGGTTTTTACCAAGCACCTGAGACTTATAGGAGATGACTTCAGAACAAAGTACCTCAACTCTACAGATGACAGAGACCATACCATTTACAGTGAGGATTGGACTCGCATGAAAGTGAGTCAGTGTATCCGTGGAGATTAACAGCAGATTATCCAGTATTTACCATTTGACTGCATTTGTGTCATTTGGGTTGTGGCTCATACGTACTGGagaatgttttacattttttgagctAATCCTTCCACAAAATCAGATCATTCAATCATTCAATCACACACACCCTTTACTGCTCAATACCGGTTTGCTGTCAGATGTCATTGTAGTTTCAAACACTTGATACAACAGAGATAAATCCTTTCTTTTGGTTAATGTTGAAgctgttaaaggagaatttcggtggattccaacacgtagctctgttgtttgtaaatttggagtgctgtgaCTAGAGCGAAAAACGAAACCAATCTGTGCTGCCTTagccgtgttatcctcctgctagagttagcacccaacaggctttaacagggcaagtgtcaaatgtgtttttatcctctaaacaggttcaaaatgtcattaaaagtgcctacccatgtgcagtgatttgTAGTGAATCTCACTGCCGTATATGTGACAGAAATCCATGAatgttgtgctaattcagctgtgcttttttcctgtgttgagacggcagttaGAAAGCTTAGGGACTGTCTACAAAatacaacactgaaaagagataaaagaaaataatgtagaatatcaatttaatgatttaaataagGTATTGTCACCTCagttataacttgtctcctgctactTGTACTACAGcacataatgtttaaaaataagcaaatgtttaatttttaaaatatgtttgtatctcttttctctgttgtaGTTTCTAGACAGGCCTGACGtacttgcagtatcaacacaggaataaacacagctgaattagcagaactttcatgcctttctgtcacatcgaCTGCAGTCAGATTTACTGTGTTTATTCAGAaagaatcactgcacatgggtagccacttttactgacattttgaacatgttaagaggctaaaaacacagttaaaacgTGCCCTGTTAagtctgttgggtgctaactctagcaggaggataacactgtGTAGGCAGGTCCATTGCAACCTCGTAAGCCAGTTCCAGAatgggcgtatgtgtgcagtgccgtgaagcaattcgTTACAACgcaagacctgatatcacggCATACTTCCTGACGCTGAGTCCGGCGATTCTCCAACCGAAAGTTGCAAGGCGTTCTTTCCGCttgtcactccctgatgtaaattgagtgcagatttgagttgctcATGTGTCTCTTTTTGACAAGTAGCAGCCAAGACGCTAACGAgaaacttctgtaatgtcagtacaATACAAATGGACCTACAcaacgaagttggttcactgctggctataAGTTAGCAATCCAACGCAACAAAGTTGTCAGTTGAATTGCGTTTTGAGCTAACCATAGCACTCAAACAACAAtcgatagctaaaacgtttttgaaatgactgctagcttagctacaagctaggaCTCAAACActacaaaggctgtcacttgaatgctGTTGTTAgcaattaaaaaatcatagatagataaaatgttttgaaaggattcccatcttctgttattgtttgtaatgagaaaactattattttatggattttacAGATTTCattatgacacgttatgccgtaaaccgtttaaatccgATCGTTTAAAACTTACATCGGGGCATGACACCGCTCAAAGGCGCTAGGGGggagcgagacgaccaccattatattcaaaaaaagtcatataaccattccaatgactccgtAGCTTTTCAGTTAAGGTAAACTAAGCTTAAAGAAAACTGGATAGTTCCCCTTTCATTCTGAAAACGACCAGCAATTTCAGCGTTTAGATGATCAAGTTTTAAGCAAAGATTAAACAGCGGTCTGTTGTTTCTCGATTTCCTCCTCAGGCCAAGTTGGGCTCAGCTAAAGGGGGTCCATATCTGGGGGTCCATCTACGCAGGAAGGACTTTATCTGGGGTCACAGAGAGGATGTACCCAGCCTGAAAGGGGCAGTGAAAAAAATGCGCAGCTTGATGAAAAAGCATAAActcaacaatgtgtttgttgCGACAGATGCAGATGAGGAAGGTAATGATATACCAGAAAAGTGATAAGTGATCTATAATTAATTGTCCTTTTAAATGACCCAAGGAGTAATTTGATTTGTAGTATGGACATTAGTGCTTTAGTATTTAGCAGCTAATGAAATCATGTTATGAacgtttttctttaaaagatcAACACACTAAATATTCTGGTCTAAACCCATTTAAAACGGCTTTgccaaaataacataacaattCAGT is a window of Etheostoma cragini isolate CJK2018 chromosome 11, CSU_Ecrag_1.0, whole genome shotgun sequence DNA encoding:
- the pofut2 gene encoding GDP-fucose protein O-fucosyltransferase 2: MAHRPVRIPVVFVASTHSFIAFCLSVFVVFAAMQTVHADNVFSASHTATIPIAAARDLRYLLYDVNPPEGFNLRRDVYIRMASLVKTLRKEGDDWVLVLPPWGRLYHWQSSNIHQIRIPWGEFFSLNSLQANVPVIEYEEFIAENGGPFIDQVLVLQNYAEGWTDGKWEEKVDERPCVDKLMYSKDKQGHYRGWFWGYEETRARNVTCISAQGHASIMAPVLQKNITVTSVMLDRAETLLHDHYAGKDYWDTRRSMVFTKHLRLIGDDFRTKYLNSTDDRDHTIYSEDWTRMKAKLGSAKGGPYLGVHLRRKDFIWGHREDVPSLKGAVKKMRSLMKKHKLNNVFVATDADEEEVKELKRLLPDMVRFEPSTEDLELFKDGGVAIIDQWICSHARVFIGTSVSTFSFRIHEEREILGFDPKTTYNRFCGDTEKECEQPTHWKIVY